Genomic segment of Gloeocapsa sp. PCC 7428:
TTAAAACTCAGCACTTGCGGGTAAAGTAACAGTAAAAGTTGTGCCTTGATGTAAGGTACTTTCGACCTGAATTTGACCGTGGTGGTTTTCGACGATCGCATTGGCGATCGCCAAACCTAATCCTGAACCTGTTGGTGTAGCGACTAAAGTTGTTGCAGTATGAGTGCGGGCGGGATCTACGCGATAAAAACGGTCAAACAAGCGCGGTAAGGCAGACTCAGGAATTCCAATACCTGTATCGCTGACTTTTACTTGGAGTAAAGCAGTACGCGCGACAAGCGGCGAAGCGACTCTTTCTAACTCGACATCTACTTTGCCGCCAGGTGGGGTGTAGTGGACTGCGTTGACGATTAGATTGGTAAATAAACGAACTAGCTGATTCCAATCGCCTTGGAGTGTAAACCAATCGTCACTTAGTTGCGGATTTTGCGATTCTGGAGCTTCGATGAGATGCAGCGATAATGTAATATTTTTTTCGGTTGCTGGTAATTTTTGTTCTTCTACAACTTCCATCAGCAAAGCATCCAGAGGACACGCGGCAAAACAGGGTTGTACAATGCCACTATCTTGGCGTGCAAGAAAGAGTAAATCGTCAACTAAGCGTCCTAATCGTTGAGTCAACCTTTCGATGACGGTTAACTGTTGGTGGTATTTAGCACTAGCACCGGATGTTTCTAATAGTTCGGGATCTGTAAGTGCTACTTGGACATTGGTTTGAATGAGGGCGATCGGACTTCTGAGTTCGTGGGAAGCATCCGCAGTAAACTGTTTGAGGCGTTGATACGATTCGCGTACAGGTTCCATTGCTTTTCCGGAAAGAAACCAACCACAAAACGCAACAGAAAGAACCATTAACCCCGTACCCAGACTTAAGTCAAAAATTAACTGGCGGATTGGTTTTGTGACTTCAAACCACGGGTGACTAACGCGCAAATACCCTAGTACTTGTCGTCCGATTTCAACTCTTTCGGTAACTTGTCGGAGTAAAAGTGGAGTGTAATCTTGTCCCTCGATCGCATCTGAATCGCGAATGACTCTCACCGTTTCACCAGTTCGATTTGGATGCACCGGAAGCCCTAAAGGTTCGGATAAAGTTGACCATAGTAGTTCTCCCGTGGGACTAAACCACTCTAAATCGATATGGTCGTCATCAACAGCATCTGCATTATCGCGAAAAGTTGCTTCGATATTGATGCGAAATTGCTCAG
This window contains:
- a CDS encoding cell wall metabolism sensor histidine kinase WalK, whose product is MFQATRRRLALWYTSVTAVLLLLFASGVYLYVRSTLIERIDDTLNHVVEVVERSLVIESTTTNAEQFRINIEATFRDNADAVDDDHIDLEWFSPTGELLWSTLSEPLGLPVHPNRTGETVRVIRDSDAIEGQDYTPLLLRQVTERVEIGRQVLGYLRVSHPWFEVTKPIRQLIFDLSLGTGLMVLSVAFCGWFLSGKAMEPVRESYQRLKQFTADASHELRSPIALIQTNVQVALTDPELLETSGASAKYHQQLTVIERLTQRLGRLVDDLLFLARQDSGIVQPCFAACPLDALLMEVVEEQKLPATEKNITLSLHLIEAPESQNPQLSDDWFTLQGDWNQLVRLFTNLIVNAVHYTPPGGKVDVELERVASPLVARTALLQVKVSDTGIGIPESALPRLFDRFYRVDPARTHTATTLVATPTGSGLGLAIANAIVENHHGQIQVESTLHQGTTFTVTLPASAEF